One window from the genome of Podospora pseudocomata strain CBS 415.72m chromosome 6, whole genome shotgun sequence encodes:
- a CDS encoding hypothetical protein (EggNog:ENOG503P0MX), which yields MGWLFRRKSRWKRAHQNASDIEQFRGRAESALPPRTQTFPDAMISAFPSMSERQGIKKQRIEPKKLQRRARTYSFSPGRDDSIQVGRSKSSKNKRAAGASLPAASRVANDGNGEQLDVGLGAAEEEILRRVPTLHNKRDGDHLPRKKSSKKQKREVDHQREAEIRAMSNLIPVRPAAEDWMAGRPMKKESRRVKSGMGIVRGSDWEKRNRSSEISLPAPGSIDSALSSDSDFMSFRVSALEALAPRPTIRCTTHPRLTGDGTGLARKPSQRQNENRKSPANIPEATLKAHKRVANLADDLSASDLRELMERDQRRRERKRQLEQEKIEARLAKRAEKQRAAEAAAQAQGRDSPPNLERGVLGREIPDLGANATSAVVTSTRIRDSQDQLKEAQAKPLSTDCDDIAIDEPRVPPLAAFHRVDSIPLQTPELPQAPKEEPLPPLASPRSRSSFLHAKLRRSKSPLGSETRTENTESLKKGSETSGSKGPLSWASFFRWGKNRRHSAGPSSFSNTSRDSMQTSQIPTPPPNFIPRRVSSGVPKRTMSRFREDLPESPMSPPDSRIQSPEVDVIPPIAETSPDLPQPDEDPDQLPTPPAERYDTPMTDPRSLEDMRNTPSTVNHPDEPAGVSPEPQAMSLASIDSEASWFSGGALAKKRKSSSVMKRGSHAQLQRYTPESDSGRLQENDHANEDMEITEDDYLARLTPLQSERPGWNRKSTGEARPSSDWEEEAHWGSVGQQPTLVHSHTVGRMKSREGLLNNFDEDAASTHEAEVLGAESPVDEGNGLQRATSINLGNGHARHISAGSARLLSITPRSSVDGRRTSLTLKRMSS from the coding sequence ATGGGGTGGCTATTTCGGCGGAAGAGCCGCTGGAAGCGAGCCCATCAGAACGCATCCGATATCGAACAGTTCCGTGGCCGAGCCGAATCCGCATTACCACCACGAACTCAGACATTCCCCGATGCCATGATATCAGCGTTCCCCTCCATGTCAGAGCGCCAGGGAATCAAGAAGCAGCGAATCGAGCCTAAGAAGCTCCAACGGCGAGCACGAACCTACAGTTTCTCGCCTGGTCGTGATGACTCCATCCAGGTGGGCCGCTCCAAGAGCTCCAAGAACAAACGGGCAGCAGGCGCATCCTTGCCCGCTGCTTCAAGAGTGGCAAATGATGGCAACGGAGAACAGCTCGATGTCGGGTTAGgagctgctgaggaggaaaTTTTACGGCGTGTTCCCACGCTTCACAATAAGCGCGATGGCGATCATTTACCGCGGAAAAAGTCAagcaagaagcagaaaagAGAGGTTGACCATCAGCGTGAGGCTGAAATCAGGGCCATGAGCAACTTGATACCTGTCCGACCCGCTGCTGAGGACTGGATGGCCGGGCGCCCTATGAAGAAAGAAAGCCGGAGGGTCAAATCAGGCATGGGAATAGTTCGAGGATCGGACTGGGAGAAACGAAATCGGTCTTCAGAAATATCCCTTCCAGCACCAGGATCAATTGACTCGGCGCTTTCTTCAGATTCGGATTTCATGTCATTCAGGGTTTCTGCACTAGAGGCCCTAGCACCACGCCCCACAATACGCTGCACCACACATCCCAGGCTTACTGGCGACGGCACCGGTCTTGCCAGGAAACCATCGCAACGACAGAATGAGAACCGGAAATCGCCAGCCAACATCCCCGAGGCTACTCTCAAAGCCCATAAGCGGGTTGCCAACCTCGCTGATGACTTGAGTGCTAGCGACCTGCGGGAGCTCATGGAACGAGATCAacgaagaagagaaagaaaacgACAACTTGAACAAGAGAAGATCGAAGCAAGACTTGCAAAGAGGGCAGAAAAGCAGCGGGCTGCTGAAGCTGCAGCTCAGGCACAGGGGAGAGACTCGCCTCCAAACTTGGAGAGAGGAGTGCTAGGTCGTGAGATTCCGGATTTGGGAGCCAATGCTACTTCTGCTGTTGTTACTTCGACTAGGATACGGGACTCTCAGGATCAGCTGAAAGAAGCCCAGGCAAAGCCCCTCAGCACCGACTGTGATGATATTGCCATTGACGAACCGCGTGTGCCTCCTCTCGCCGCCTTTCACCGAGTTGACAGCATCCCATTGCAGACACCCGAACTACCACAGGCGCCGAAGGAAGAGCCTCTACCCCCACTAGCAAGCCCAAGATCTCGAAGCTCCTTCCTGCATGCTAAATTGCGGCGTTCAAAGTCACCACTCGGCTCAGAAACACGTACCGAAAACACGGAATCGCTGAAGAAAGGGTCAGAGACGAGTGGTTCTAAAGGCCCACTGTCCTGGGCCTCATTTTTCAGATGGGGCAAGAACAGGCGTCACTCTGCAGGCCCGTCGTCTTTCTCGAACACGTCGAGGGACTCTATGCAAACGTCTCAGATaccaaccccgccacctAATTTCATACCGCGACGGGTCAGCTCAGGAGTACCGAAACGAACCATGTCTCGGTTCCGCGAAGACTTACCAGAGTCTCCAATGTCACCACCGGACTCGAGAATCCAATCGCCAGAAGTTGACGTGATCCCCCCCATCGCCGAAACTTCACCTGATCTCCCACAGCCCGATGAGGATCCAGATCAGTTACCAACGCCTCCCGCCGAACGATATGATACTCCCATGACGGACCCCCGGTCACTTGAAGATATGCGCAACACCCCGTCTACAGTCAACCACCCGGATGAGCCTGCTGGTGTCTCGCCTGAACCTCAGGCCATGTCGCTAGCATCCATTGACTCTGAGGCTTCCTGGTTCTCAGGGGGAGCGTTGGCTAAAAAGCGGAAGTCGTCGAGTGTCATGAAACGCGGCTCCCATGCGCAGCTACAGCGATACACACCCGAATCTGACAGTGGGCGCTTACAAGAAAACGATCACGCCAACGAGGACATGGAAATCACGGAGGACGATTACTTGGCACGCCTTACCCCGTTGCAAAGCGAGAGGCCTGGTTGGAATAGAAAGTCAACCGGCGAAGCAAGGCCGTCGAGCGattgggaagaggaagcccactggGGCAGTGTCGGCCAGCAGCCCACTCTTGTCCATTCTCATACAGTTGGCAGGATGAAGAGTCGGGAGGGTCTCCTCAATAATTTTGATGAGGATGCGGCAAGCACCCATGAAGCAGAGGTACTCGGCGCTGAAAGTCCAGTTGACGAAGGCAACGGGCTGCAACGAGCTACAAGCATCAACCTCGGCAACGGCCATGCAAGGCACATCAGTGCCGGGAGCGCGAGGCTGCTCTCCATAACACCCCGCTCATCAGTGGATGGTAGGCGCACAAGCCTGACGCTGAAGCGCATGAGCTCTTGA
- the APL6 gene encoding AP-3 complex subunit beta (EggNog:ENOG503NX4P; COG:U; BUSCO:EOG09260VHV), protein MVKWAHEWTEPSPGRAAVKANAPLRSTGVGVFSCIAPFTPPNAATVGPSSTVPGSQAARWTGEHVTCPKPLSTPQCLGVRQSPTACGLVLGKEEPQRRTDIMESIARISSLLENARELTLDAASAARGSRSSFKPLDRSQVKKLLDSRNDREVLEGLRRVIAMMYKALKTLPLFSSVVKNVASPNLEIKKLVYIYLIHHAEQEPDLALLSINTIQKSLSDTNPQVRALALRTISGIRVPVISQIVSLAIRKGAGDMSPYVRRAAALAIPKCYRLDPSQLPQLLEYMTTLLGDKQYYVAGAAVTAFLEVCPERIDLIHKNYRNLVKMVVDMDEWSQLSTLRLMTVYARKCFPRRARVEAGEEVVFLDADLELLLTSIKPLLQSRNSGVVVAVARCYSAVGTAAYVRQAVGPLVALLRSGQDIQQVALFNIVSICLDYPAAFVKYATHFLVRATDSQPIWELKLEVLTLIFPHSPPHIKSLILNELEHFSRGSDKGLVKEAVRAIGRCAQTDTATAPRCLRLLLGQITFLDGTLAAESLTVIRHLIQQDPSSHVATVVRLAKNLDSATDPQARATIIWLVGEFSGLNGEDNIAADVLRILLKEFPSESELAKRQIVLLAAKVYLHYLNRKLEAQKEAASGENEARTPPATPDQEDDDHPIPKLWNYVTVLARYDTSYDLRDRTRLYKSLLQVPQLATLMLLAPKPAPQAPSPSETRKGYTLGSAALVLAGGGTIHGLRGYEDLPEWVEKGQEPDAKLRDREGDNRQDDGKYGVYDRRNKAGSVPIPAAERIIDAGQGRSASMSGSASPAGSFGAKSAANGVGAKTLDDWLAEDEGGEQEEEEEESEEGEGEEEEEEEEEESEEEDESEEESSGEEESDEDARLVRPS, encoded by the exons ATGGTGAAGTGGGCTCATGAGTGGACCGAGCCGTCACCGGGACGtgctgccgtcaaggcgAATGCCCCGCTAAGGTCAACGGGCGTTGGAGTGTTTAGCTGCATAGCGCCCTTTACCCCACCAAACGCCGCGACAGTTGGCCCCAGCTCCACGGTTCCAGGTTCCCAAGCAGCAAGGTGGACAGGGGAGCACGTCACTTGCCCAAAGCCACTGTCTACACCACAGTGCCTAGGTGTGCGACAATCACCAACTGCGTGTGGTCTGGTTTTGGGAAAAGAGGAACCGCAGCGCCGAACAGACATAATGGAGTCGATAGCTCGTATATCGAGCTTGCTCGAGAATG CTCGAGAGCTCACCCTCGATGCCGCCTCAGCCGCCAGAGGCTCGAGAAGCTCCTTCAAGCCGCTCGACCGTAGCCAAGTGAAGAAACTCCTCGACAGCCGCAATGATCGTGAAGTACTTGAGGGGTTACGGCGTGTCATCGCT ATGATGTACAAGGCGCTAAAAACCCTCCCCCTATTCTCCTCCGTCGTCAAGAATGTCGCGTCACCAAACCTCGAAATTAAGAAGCTCGTCTACATCTACCTAATACATCATGCCGAGCAAGAACCCGACCTAGCCCTTCTCTCCATCAACACGATCCAAAAGTCACTATCCGATACAAACCCCCAAGTTCGAGCCCTCGCACTACGAACCATTTCTGGAATACGAGTGCCAGTCATCAGTCAAATTGTGTCTCTGGCCATCCGAAAGGGCGCTGGCGATATGAGCCCATATGTTCGGCGCGCTGCTGCGCTCGCCATCCCCAAGTGCTATCGCCTCGACCCCTCACAACTACCGCAATTATTGGAATACATGACGACGCTGTTGGGGGACAAGCAATACTACGTGGCAGGCGCTGCGGTCACGGCATTCCTGGAAGTTTGCCCGGAAAGGATAGACTTGATTCACAAGAACTACCGAAACTTGGTCAAAATGGTAGTCGACATGGACGAGTGGAGCCAGCTATCAACCCTGCGTCTGATGACTGTCTATGCCCGGAAATGCTTTCCAAGGAGGGCTAGAGTGGAAGCTGGGGAGGAAGTCGTGTTCCTGGACGCCGACCTGGAGCTCCTTCTTACCAGTATCAAGCCTCTTTTGCAGTCCCGCAACTCtggcgtggtggtggccgtcgCACGGTGTTACTCTGCCGTTGGGACCGCTGCTTACGTCCGGCAAGCTGTTGGGCCCCTAGTTGCACTTCTCCGAAGTGGACAGGATATTCAACAGGTTGCCTTGTTCAATATAGTGTCGATCTGTCTCGACTATCCAGCCGCCTTTGTCAAGTACGCCACACACTTTCTCGTCCGCGCAACCGACAGCCAACCAATATGGGAGTTGAAGCTTGAGGTCCTAACCCTCATCTTTCCTCATTCACCGCCACATATTAAGTCACTCATCCTCAACGAACTCGAGCACTTCAGCCGTGGCTCTGACAAGGGTCTCGTCAAGGAAGCCGTCCGAGCCATCGGCCGCTGCGCACAGACAGACACAGCCACCGCACCTCGATgccttcgccttcttctcggacAAATTACTTTTCTCGATGGGACTCTCGCAGCAGAGTCACTCACGGTAATCCGCCATCTCATTCAGCAAGACCCCAGTTCCCACGTCGCGACTGTTGTTCGGTTAGCCAAGAACCTCGACAGCGCCACAGACCCCCAGGCCCGTGCGACCATTATCTGGCTCGTCGGTGAATTCTCTGGTTTGAACGGGGAGGACAACATTGCAGCAGACGTGCTGCGCATTCTTCTCAAAGAATTCCCATCAGAATCCGAGCTGGCAAAGAGGCAAATTGttctcctcgccgccaaagTCTACCTACACTACCTCAACCGCAAACTCGAAGCCCAGAAAGAGGCTGCCTCTGGCGAAAACGAAGCCCGAACGCCACCCGCCACCCCGgaccaagaagacgacgaccaTCCAATCCCCAAACTATGGAACTACGTCACCGTACTCGCCCGCTACGACACCTCCTATGACCTCCGCGATAGGACTCGCCTGTACAAAAGCCTGCTCCAAGTCCCACAGCTAGCAACCCTCATGCTCCTCGCTCCTAAACCCGCTCCCCAAGCCCCGTCTCCCTCCGAAACGCGCAAGGGCTACACCCTCGGCTCGGCAGCTCTTGTCCTCGCTGGAGGGGGAACTATTCATGGGTTAAGGGGCTACGAAGACCTGCCCGAgtgggtggaaaaggggcaggAGCCAGATGCAAAGTTGAGGGATAGAGAAGGCGATAACAGGCAGGATGATGGCAAGTATGGAGTTTATGACCGGAGGAACAAGGCGGGCAGTGTGCCGATTCCGGCGGCGGAAAGGATTATTGATGCGGGACAGGGGAGGTCGGCTTCCATGTCGGGGAGTGCCAGTCCAGCTGGGTCGTTTGGGGCGAAGAGTGCTGCTAATGGGGTGGGTGCTAAGACTTTGGATGATTGGttggctgaggatgagggaggggagcaagaggaggaggaagaggagagtgaagagggggagggggaggaagaggaagaggaagaggaagaggaaagtgaagaagaggatgagtCGGAGGAAGAAAGcagtggagaggaggagagtgatgaggatgctAGACTTGTACGGCCTTCGTAG
- the NUF2 gene encoding kinetochore-associated Ndc80 complex subunit nuf2 (COG:D; EggNog:ENOG503NVBG), protein MLGLRSLDVPEIKSTNLILSKPSNLHVPRLKSMWIFSLQGFSFPSNTPPNFVNTAHPNYQRFTTTRGASSTPRPEVNSPPGTRHRSQTQPAGAPVLRLPPRSCRLPRNPPISPRKLPRRPAHLALPPIRAAIMSYNPRMSIMPGSLPPGSGAGASSKSRAAKKEEEAAYANMRLPDREIVGCINELGISFTVQDLQKPNPIQVQMIFEWFGELLMNKTRATVDPAMRAAAEDIVGEDLCDALMPADTRNLLGFFRNLRILMEQCGVHDFNFGDLYKPTHDRLVKLLSYVINFVRFRESQTNVIDEHCNRAEQTKARIEQLYQENQNMEGQLEDMKFTRKQMEVQVAEKTKRNEELKHKLLELRKTQEKVAARWEEAKIKKAEMTKELEDKTTTKVMLKQESAKLKPYTLQSPSALQSSLAELSNTLNGDKAHIDSLDRRARALQTSTDSFAVVTGDVASCIKLLEEIGVELAKEEEENAKNAKQRDALTERGASVREVERTEALLQRQLAKWVERTETLRAHSQEKAQRAKESMEELRAVHKKLTEERSEKGKDIERRRVRIEQIEKKMLDLKENIENEVRAAYDEYLKMESHIKLYITEMEQAL, encoded by the exons ATGCTTGGCTTGCGATCTTTAGATGTTCCAGAAATCAAGAGTACCAATTTGATATTGAGTAAACCGAGCAATTTGCATGTACCGAGGCTGAAGTCAATGTGGATATTCAGCCTGCAGGGATTCAGTTTCCCGAGCAACACCCCACCAAATTTCGTCAACACGGCCCACCCAAATTATCAACGGTTCACCACCACACGTGGCGCATCTTCAACACCGCGACCAGAAGTCAATTCACCACCCGGCACTCGGCACCGAAGCCAGACTCAACCTGCTGGTGCCCCCGTACTACGACTCCCTCCCCGATCTTGCCGTCTACCCCGAAACCCGCCAATTTCCCCTCGAAAACTACCTCGACGTCCGGCGCACCTCGCGCTCCCCCCCATCCGGGCCGCCATCATGTCCTACAACCCCCGCATGTCCATCATGCCCGGCAGCCTCCCCCCCGgctccggcgccggcgcctcctccaaatcccgcgccgccaaaaaagaagaagaagccgcctACGCCAACATGCGCCTCCCCGACCGCGAGATCGTCGGCTGCATCAACGAGCTCGGCATCTCTTTCACGGTTCAAGATCTCCAAAAGCCAAACCCGATTCAAGTCCAGATGATCTTTGAGTGGTTCGGTGAGCTCCTCATGAACAAGACCCGCGCCACCGTCGACCCTGCCATGCGCGCTGCCGCCGAGGACATCGTCGGGGAAGACCTCTGCGATGCGCTCATGCCGGCCGATACGAGGAACCTGTTGGGTTTTTTCAGGAACTTGAGGATATTGATGGAGCAGTGCGGGGTGCATGATTTCAATTTTGGGGATCTGTACAAGCCGACGCATGATCGGTTGGTCAAGTTGTTGAGTTATGTGATTAATTTTGTGAGGTTTAGAGAGTCGCAGACGAATGTGATTGATGAGCATTGCAATCGCGCGGAGCAGACAAAGGCGCGGATTGAGCAGCTGTACCAAGAGAATCAGAACATGGAGGGGCAGCTGGAGGACATGAAGTTCACGAGAAAACAgatggaggtgcaggtggcGGAGAAGACGAAACGGAACGAGGAGCTGAAGCACAAGTTGCTTGAGCTGAGGAAGACGCAGGAGAAGGTCGCCgcgaggtgggaggaggcaaagaTCAAAAAGGCGGAGATGacgaaggagctggaggataAAACTACGACAAAGGTGATGCTGAAGCAGGAGAGCGCGAAGCTGAAGCCGTATACGCTGCAAAGTCCGTCGGCTCTGCAGAGCTCTTTGGCGGAGTTGAGCAATACGCTCAATGGGGACAAGGCTCATATTGATAGCCTTGACAGAAGGGCGAGGGCGCTGCAGACGTCGACGGACTCGTTTGCGGTCGTGACGGGGGATGTGGCGAGTTGTATcaagctgctggaggagattggGGTGGAACtggcaaaggaggaggaggagaacgCCAAGAACGCGAAGCAGAGAGACGCGCTTACTGAGCGTGGAGCTAGCGTCCGCGAGGTTGAGCGGACGGAAGCCCTTCTCCAGAGGCAACTGGCCAAGTGGGTGGAAAGGACTGAGACGTTGAGAGCGCACAGCCAAGAAAAGGCTCAGCGGGCGAAGGAGTCcatggaggagttgagggcGGTACACAAGAAGCTCACAGAGGAGAGGTCAGAGAAGGGCAAGGATattgagaggaggagagtgaggatCGAACAGATTGAGAAAAAG ATGCTCGACCTCAAAGAGAATATCGAAAACGAAGTGCGGGCTGCGTATGACGAGTACCTCAAGATGGAGTCTCATATCAAGCTGTACATCACCGAGATGGAGCAAGCCCTCTAA
- the TRX1 gene encoding thioredoxin trx1 (COG:O; EggNog:ENOG503P5A0), with the protein MSFRLLARPATTTAFRSALRTTTRTSSPLQSLRPAFPQTTPTSSVTKPRAFTTTTPKMTVHIFETAGQFKEAVAAHPVVVVDAFATWCGPCKAIAPQIAKWAEDPEFKDKIYFCKFDVDHLPELAQELGIRAMPTFIFYKDGDRVDELMGANPPALLNLLRKYLGGSGAGASSGGEHPEPPSL; encoded by the exons atgtcaTTCCGACTCCTCGCCCGCCCAGCTACCACCACAGCTTTCCGATCCGCTCTccgaacaacaacaagaacatcGTCACCATTACAATCACTGCGCCCTGCGTTCCctcaaacaaccccaacatcctccGTCACTAAACCAAGAGCcttcacaaccacaacccccaaaatgACGGTCCACATCTTCGAAACAGCCGGCCAGTTCAAGGAGGCCGTCGCCGCCCACcccgtcgttgtcgtcgacgCCTTCGCTACCTGGTGTGGCCCGTGCAAGGCCATCGCACCCCAGATCGCAAA GTGGGCCGAGGATCCCGAATTCAAGGACAAGATCTACTTTTGCAAGTTCGAcgtcgaccacctccccgaACTCGCTCAGGAGCTCGGCATCCGCGCCATGCCCACCTTCATCTTCTACAAGGACGGCGACCGCGTCGACGAGCTCATGGGCGCCAACCCCCCCGCGCTGCTGAACCTGCTTAGGAAGTACCTCGGTGGgagcggtgctggtgctAGCAGTGGTGGGGAGCACCCTGAGCCTCCTTCGCTTTAA
- a CDS encoding hypothetical protein (EggNog:ENOG503P5N9), whose protein sequence is MDPLFLSPALPSTLIHYIIHHCTYPTTLLICSDRAEFLSTLTQELQTQQHHQRQSEATADPDTDAGPDHLGQAPHQPSSPPNHTASAPSLLTPPPLYQLAVTRHIRTVFIPTVSHLRAFLSVFTLQDTTAVSAPPTSTAAPRSSSSGANHTTPLLLVYGFLGSHRHTSEWSVQGVNGTAAVLVEAAKQAGLKAVIVEAPLSTSSPDEAGGDTQHAEDILSEKMPVLSGSSKRAGLNLEGTGWTGKTIEVSKVLGRWFRFQEGNWEA, encoded by the coding sequence ATGGATCCCCTCTTTCTGTCCCCCGCCCTGCCATCAACCTTGATCCACTACATAATCCACCACTGCACCTacccaacaaccctcctcatctgcaGCGATCGTGCCGAGTTCCTTTCCACTCTCACACAGGAGTTacaaacccaacaacaccaccagcggcaGTCGGAAGCCACAGCAGATCCTGACACAGACGCCGGCCCAGACCATCTCGGTCAagctccccaccaaccatcatcccccccaaaccacacAGCATCAGCGCCTAGTCTCTTAACTCCGCCCCCGTTGTACCAGCTGGCAGTCACACGGCACATACGGACAGTATTCATACCAACCGTGTCACACCTCCGCGCTTTTCTCTCCGTTTTCACCCTTCAGGACACGACAGCTGTTTCGGCACCTCCCACAAGCACGGCCGCGCCTaggtcgtcgtcatccgGAGCAAACCACACAACTCCTTTGCTCCTGGTGTACGGATTCCTGGGGTCACATCGGCATACGAGCGAGTGGAGTGTTCAGGGCGTCAATGGTACGGCCGCTGTGCTGGTCGAAGCTGCGAAGCAGGCGGGGTTAAAGGCCGTGATCGTGGAGGCTCCTCTCTCTACTTCCTCTCCTGACGAGGCTGGTGGGGATACTCAACACGCAGAGGATATTCTGTCAGAGAAGATGCCTGTGTTGAGCGGCAGCTCAAAAAGAGCAGGACTCAATCTCGAAGGAACCGGCTGGACAGGCAAAACCATTGAAGTCAGCAAGGTTCTCGGAAGATGGTTCCGCTTTCAAGAGGGAAATTGGGAGGCCTGA
- a CDS encoding hypothetical protein (EggNog:ENOG503P4SN): MADPTAITAALTGLFPLVKEVFLMTQVLFEADKKLRSIWARVELQRAIFDAWEDGWLDARDKPDDKIKAYAFEKPLLARGILKEFVSLLKTLSDPDKLKKRYGLRPDRIPKYATRNDDVPRDLRYYSDYLSGVDSRFNIKGLPAFNKSINDHLNLLKTVRYVIVGKDYELEDVVIRFTEFNRDLQLYTDSEANNEAAQKIYEVVLTGLHSKPDDPARLAEAALFEQKATIDPDAKRFYGDIAKFIGFSLSLRDVTVLNGRGLSPNMPSQKIFTRRDFSFDAPYKLGPHSTLARLLDYPTKYQTRLVLVEWVPVPKTVNVKTKLEGLKSEWYVLHADKPDGLLLPTAQGLVYDNTDSNFIGIVFQLPSHIRTEVPPKIAGRVDPRVVRSPKTTAAQRMPTSLRQLILQQPALDLGVRFKLAQKLLNSLHLMHTAGWMHKRIRADNILFFPSQSRDGEPDPTRLDFENPFLAGFHSTRLEIETSSVLEVAAKPLEHIRPLQGLGKVLNQPRVVALDAYQHPEYRYNVNLPYRNQYDLYGVGAVLLELGLWETLEMLEKGDIGRRGYDPRVVPTKDDIRKDGETVERAGWKLDRIMGSTYGKVVRECLTLKPMPGDLLGLERTLVARLAHCQA; this comes from the exons ATGGCTGACCCGACTGCGATCACGGCCGCTTTGACCGGCCTCTTTCCTCTGGTCAAAG AGGTCTTTTTAATGACCCAGGTTCTCTTTGAGGCCGACAAGAAGCTTCGCTCTATTTGGGCACGGGTGGAACTCCAGAGAGCA ATCTTTGATgcctgggaggatgggtggCTCGACGCTCGGGACAAGCCTGATGATAAGATCAAAGCATACGCATTTGAAAAGCCACTTCTGGCAAGGGGTATCTTGAAGGAATTCGTGAGCCTGCTCAAGACACTCTCGGATCCCGACAAGCTCAAGAAAAGATACGGTCTGAGGCCCGACAGGATCCCTAAGTATGCGACGAGAAACGACGATGTGCCGAGGGACTTGAGATACTACTCGGATTATCTCAGCGGTGTCGACAGCCGCTTCAACATCAAGGGACTTCCTGCCTTCAACAAGAGCATCAACGACCACTTGAACTTGCTCAAGACTGTCCGTTACGTGATAGTGGGAAAGGACTACGAGCTTGAGGATGTAGTCATTCGGTTCACCGAGTTCAACCGAGACTTGCAGCTGTATACTGACAGCGAGGCCAACAACGAAGCGGCCCAGAAAATCTACGAGGTTGTCCTGACGGGCCTCCACTCGAAGCCTGACGACCCAGCACGTCTTGCCGAGGCAGCTCTGTTCGAGCAAAAGGCAACCATCGACCCCGACGCCAAGCGATTCTACGGCGACATCGCTAAATTCATcggcttctccctctccctccgaGACGTCACCGTCCTCAATGGCCGCGGCCTCAGCCCCAACATGCCCTCCCAAAAGATCTTCACCCGCCGAGACTTCTCCTTCGACGCCCCTTACAAACTCGGCCCCCactccaccctcgcccgtCTTTTGGATTATCCAACCAAATACCAAACccgcctcgtcctcgtcgagtGGGTCCCCGTCCCCAAGACCGTCAACGTCAAGACCAAGCTCGAAGGCCTCAAGTCGGAGTGGTATGTTCTCCACGCTGACAAACCCGACGGTCTCCTTTTGCCGACCGCCCAAGGTCTGGTGTACGACAACACCGACTCCAACTTCATTGGCATCGTCTTCCAACTCCCGTCTCACATCAGGACGGAAGTTCCCCCCAAGATCGCCGGCCGGGTTGATCCCCGGGTTGTCCGCTCCCCCAAGACCACGGCCGCTCAAAGGATGCCCACCAGCCTGAGGCAGCTCATCCTTCAACAACCGGCCCTCGACCTTGGCGTCCGGTTCAAGCTGGCGCAAAAGCTTCTCAACTCTCTGCACTTGATGCACACGGCCGGCTGGATGCACAAGCGCATCCGCGCCGATAACATactcttttttccctcccaGAGCCGAGACGGCGAGCCTGACCCGACAAGACTGGACTTTGAGAACCCTTTTCTCGCGGGGTTCCACTCTACTCGCTTGGAGATTGAGACGTCGTCTGTTCTTGAGGTGGCTGCGAAGCCGCTGGAGCATATCCGCCCGCTTCAGGGGCTGGGTAAAGTGCTGAATCAACCTAGGGTTGTCGCGTTGGATGCGTACCAGCATCCGGAGTATAGGTATAATGTCAACCTGCCCTACCGGAATCAGTATGACCTTTATGGGGTGGGGgctgtgttgttggagctggGGCTGTGGGAGACGCTcgagatgttggagaagggggataTTGGACGGAGGGGGTATGATCCGAGGGTTGTGCCGACCAAAGATGATATCAGGAAGGAtggggagacggtggagagggcggggTGGAAGTTGGATAG GATTATGGGCTCAACATATGgaaaggtggtgagggagtgcTTGACGCTCAAGCCTATGCCGGGGGATCTGCTTGGGTTGGAAAGGACGCtggtggcgaggttggctCATTGCCAGGCCTGA